The region GCCAGCGACGTCGAAGGCGTGGCTACCTTCTATAGTCAGATCTTCCGTCAGCCGGTTGGCCGGCACATCATCCGCGTTTGCGACAGCATGGTCTGCTACATCGGTGGCCACGAATCCGTGGTCAGCCAGATTCAGAACGAGCTGGGTATTGGCCTGGGCCAGACGACCGCCGACGGCCGCTTCACCCTGCTGCCGGTGTGCTGCCTGGGCAACTGCGACAAGGCTCCGGCACTGATGATCGACGACGACACCTTTGGTGATGTCCAGCCTGCTGGCGTCTCCAAGTTGCTGGAGGGTTACGTATGACCATCACTTCCTTCGGCCCGGCCAACCGCATTGCGCGCAGCGCCGAGACCCATCCGCTGACCTGGCGTCTGCGCGACGACGGCGAACCTGTGTGGCTCGACGAGTACCAGGCCAAGGACGGCTACAGCGCCGCCCGCAAGGCCCTGGCCCAGATGTCCCAGGACGATATCGTCCAGACCGTGAAAGACGCCGGCCTCAAGGGTCGCGGCGGTGCGGGCTTCCCGACAGGGGTCAAATGGGGCCTGATGCCCAAAGACGAATCCATGAACATCCGCTACCTGCTGTGCAACGCGGATGAAATGGAACCCAACACCTGGAAAGACCGCATGCTGATGGAGCAACAGCCCCATCTGCTGGTCGAAGGCATGCTGATCAGTGCCCGTGCACTGAAGGCCTACCGTGGTTATATCTTCCTGCGTGGCGAATACACCACCGCGGCGACGAACCTCAACCGCGCCATCGATGAAGCCAAGGCCGCAGGTCTGCTGGGCAAGAACATCCTTGGCAGCGGCTTTGACTTCGAGTTGTTCGTCCACACCGGTGCCGGCCGCTACATCTGCGGCGAAGAAACTGCACTGATCAACTCCCTGGAAGGTCGTCGCGCCAACCCGCGCTCCAAGCCGCCCTTCCCTGCTGCCGTGGGCGTATGGGGCAAGCCGACCTGCGTGAACAACGTCGAGACCCTGTGCAACGTACCGGCAATCGTCGGTAATGGCGTTGACTGGTACAAGTCGCTGGCACGCGAAGGTTCAGAAGATCACGGCACCAAGCTGATGGGCTTCTCCGGCAAGGTCAAGAACCCTGGCCTGTGGGAACTGCCATTCGGCGTTACCGCCCGTGAACTGTTCGAAGACTACGCCGGCGGCATGCGCGACGGCTTCAAGCTCAAGTGCTGGCAGCCAGGCGGCGCCGGTACCGGCTTTTTGCTGCCCGAGCATCTCGATGCGCAAATGTATGCCGGTGGCATCGCCAAAGTCGGCACCCGTATGGGTACTGGCCTGGCCATGGCCGTGGACGACAGCGTCAACATGGTTTCGCTGCTGCGCAACATGGAAGAGTTCTTTGCCCGCGAATCCTGCGGCTGGTGCACCCCATGCCGTGACGGCCTGCCGTGGAGCGTGAAGATGCTTCGTTCCCTCGAGAAAGGCCAAGGCAAGGCAGAAGACATCGAGACCCTGCTGGGTCTGGTCAACTTCCTCGGCCCAGGCCGCACCTTCTGCGCTCACGCGCCAGGTGCCGTCGAGCCGCTGGGCAGTGCCATCAAGTATTTCCGTCCGGAGTTCGAGGCCGGCGTCGCGCCTGTTACAGGCAGCGAAGCCCTGCGCCCGAACCTGGCCAAGCCGATTGTCGTCGGCGCATAACAAATGAAATGCGGGTGGTCCGTGCCATCCGCTGCTTCGACGGCTCGCCAGGTAATGCCTGTGCGGGCTGCAAGCACACAGATTTCCATTAGCCACGCCCGCAGACGCGGGCCAACGAAGAACTTTGAACCATGGCCACTATCCACGTAGACGGCAGAGCGCTCGAAGTCAACGGTGCAGACAACCTGTTACAGGCTTGTCTGTCGCTCGGCCTCGACATCCCCTATTTTTGCTGGCACCCGGCGCTCGGTAGCGTCGGCGCCTGCCGCCAGTGCGCGGTCAAGCAGTACACCGACGAAAACGACACCCGCGGTCGTATCGTCATGTCTTGCATGACCCCTGCCACTGATGGCACCTGGATTTCCATCGATGACGACGAGTCCAAGGCGTTTCGCGCCAGTGTCGTTGAATGGCTGATGACCAACCACCCGCACGACTGCCCGGTCTGTGAGGAAGGCGGTCATTGCCACCTGCAAGACATGACGGTAATGACCGGCCACAACGAGCGCCGTTACCGTTTCACCAAACGTACCCACCAGAACCAGGAGCTCGGCCCGTTCATCGCTCACGAGATGAACCGCTGCATCGCCTGCTACCGTTGCGTGCGTTACTACAAGGACTATGCCGGCGGTACCGACCTGGGCGTATACGGTGCCCACGACAACGTCTATTTCGGTCGTGTTGAAGACGGCGTCCTCGAGAGCGAGTTCTCCGGCAACCTCACCGAGGTCTGCCCTACCGGTGTGTTCACCGACAAGACTCACTCCGAGCGCTACAACCGTAAGTGGGACATGCAGTTTGCACCGAGCATCTGCCACGGCTGCTCCAGCGGTTGCAACATCAGCCCGGGCGAGCGTTATGGCGAACTGCGTCGGATCGAAAACCGCTTCAACGGTTCGGTCAACCAATACTTCCTGTGCGACCGCGGCCGTTTTGGCTATGGCTACGTCAACCGTGAAGACCGCCCACGCCAGCCGCTGCTCGCCAATGGCAGCAAGCTGAGCCTGGACGCTGCGCTGGATAAAGCTGCAGACATGCTCCGCGGTCGCAACATCGTGGGCATCGGCTCGCCGCGCGCCAGCCTGGAAAGCAACTACGGCCTGCGTGAACTGGTGGGTGCCGAGCACTTCTACTCGGGTATGGAAGCCGGTGAACTGGCCCGTGTACGCCTGGCCCTGCAAGTACTGAACGACAGCCCGCTGCCAGTTCCGACCCTGCGCGACATGGAAGACCATGACGCGGTGTTCGTCCTCGGTGAAGACCTCACCCAGACCGCCGCCCGCGTTGCCCTGGCACTGCGCCAGTCGGTCAAGGGCAAGGCCGAAGCCATGGCCGAGGCCATGCGCGTTCAGCCTTGGCTCGACGCCGCGGTGAAAAACATCGGCCAACACGCCATGTACCCGCTGTTCATCGCCAGCCTTGCCGAAACTAAGCTCGATGACGTCGCTGAAGAATGCGTACAC is a window of Pseudomonas sp. DG56-2 DNA encoding:
- the nuoE gene encoding NADH-quinone oxidoreductase subunit NuoE; this translates as MNNTLIQTDRFALSETERSAIEHEMHHYEDPRAASIEALKIVQKERGWVPDGAIYAIGEVLGIPASDVEGVATFYSQIFRQPVGRHIIRVCDSMVCYIGGHESVVSQIQNELGIGLGQTTADGRFTLLPVCCLGNCDKAPALMIDDDTFGDVQPAGVSKLLEGYV
- the nuoF gene encoding NADH-quinone oxidoreductase subunit NuoF — encoded protein: MTITSFGPANRIARSAETHPLTWRLRDDGEPVWLDEYQAKDGYSAARKALAQMSQDDIVQTVKDAGLKGRGGAGFPTGVKWGLMPKDESMNIRYLLCNADEMEPNTWKDRMLMEQQPHLLVEGMLISARALKAYRGYIFLRGEYTTAATNLNRAIDEAKAAGLLGKNILGSGFDFELFVHTGAGRYICGEETALINSLEGRRANPRSKPPFPAAVGVWGKPTCVNNVETLCNVPAIVGNGVDWYKSLAREGSEDHGTKLMGFSGKVKNPGLWELPFGVTARELFEDYAGGMRDGFKLKCWQPGGAGTGFLLPEHLDAQMYAGGIAKVGTRMGTGLAMAVDDSVNMVSLLRNMEEFFARESCGWCTPCRDGLPWSVKMLRSLEKGQGKAEDIETLLGLVNFLGPGRTFCAHAPGAVEPLGSAIKYFRPEFEAGVAPVTGSEALRPNLAKPIVVGA